Genomic DNA from Peribacillus simplex:
TGTACAGTGAACGTAGCCATGCATTGAAACGAAAAATAATTTATAGGGGGAAAGACCAATGAAACTAGCTTTGGATCCTACGATGTATGCCAATTTATCATTAAAAGAAATGGTCGATAAAACAGCCGAACTAGGCTATGAATATATCGAACTGTCACCGAGGGAAGATTTTTGTCCATTCTATAAATATCCTAAAGTGGATAAGGAACAGATTAAGAACTTGAAACGCTGGTGTAGCGACGCAGGTGTGAAGATATCATCCTTGCTTCCGCTTTACTACTGGGCCGGTCCTGATGAGGAACGACGCCAGGCCGCAGTCCGAAATTGGAAACGTGCCATTGAAGTTGCAGTGGAATTGGATGTTGACCTGATGAATAGTGAATTTAACGGATCTAAATTCAATGAAGTTATCTGTGAAGAGAAATTCATTAAATCGATGGATGAGCTCCTTCCGGTATTTGAAAGGGAAGGCGTTAAATTGAATTTGCAGGCACACCCATTCGATTTCATCGAAACGCATGAGAGAGCGATGGATATGATCCGTGCCCTTGACCGTCCGTGGATCAACCTTGTGTATTCAACCGCACATACATTTTTCTATGATGATGGCAAAGGCGATATCGCCCCTATGTTCGATTCTGCCGGGGATCGCCTGCAACATGTCTTGTTTGCTGATACATTCAATCATAAAGCATCCAACGGACTCCGTTATATCGTCAATCCTCCAGGTGTCGAGGCAACCGTCCACCAGCATTTGAACATCGGCGAAGCGGAAGTTGACTTTGATACGATCTTCAAAAAACTGAAAGAAATGAATTTTGACGGCATCGCGACAAATGCAGTATTTGCTTGGATCGACAAAGCAGACTGGTCAAGTAAGCTTATGCTTGAAAAAATGAGAGACGGATTGGGTTTAGCAGAAAGAATTGGAGGATGACAGAATGAAACTTTGTTTCAACCAAGCGACAACACTTGAAAATTCCAACTTGGTCAAAGATCTCAAACACTGTGAAAAACATGGTTACGATTATATCGAAATCCGTACCATGGATAAATTGCCTGAGTATTTGGAAGAGCACTCTATTGAAGACCTAGCTGAATTTTTTAACGCAAATCATATTAAACCGCTTGCCTTCAACGCGCTCGTATTCTTTAATAACCGAGATGAAGACGGCCATAAGGCGATAATAGACGAATTTAAAAACATGATGATCATGGCTGAGAAATTGGGTGTGAAATATGTGGTGGCGGTTCCGCTTGTAACGGAAGCGAAAATATTGAAAGAAGATATTAAAAACAGCTGTGTGGAAGTATTGACTGAGCTTTCCGATATCGCTGAACCGTTTGCCGTCAAAATTGCAGTGGAATTTGTCGGGCATCCGCAATGTACTGTGAATACATTCGGTCAGGCATACGATATCGTTGAAACGGTCAACCGTGATAATGTTGGGTTGGTGCTGGACTGTTTTCACTTCCATGCCATGGGTTCCAGTTTGGATGACTTGAAGAAAGCGGATGGGGCGAAAATCTTCATTTTACACATTGATGATACAGAGGATTTTCCGATCGGCTTTTTGACGGATGAAGACCGGGTATGGCCTGGGCATGGTGCCATAGATTTAGACAGCATATTATCCATCTTGAAGGGAATTGGTTATTCTGGCGTTGCCTCTGTGGAATTGTTCCGTCCGGAATATTATGAACTCGATGCTGAAGAAGCCATTATGACAGCAAAAGAAACGGCAATTCAAGTTATTTCGAAACATTTTGCACTGCAGAACTCATAAAGTGGATCATGCAATCTCGGGAATAAGGGGGTGAAGGAATAATGCCTTTAGTATCAATGAGAGAGATGCTTTTAAAAGCAAAAGCAGAAAGGTATGCTGTGGGTCAATATAATATTAATGGTTTGGCATTCGCCCAGTCGTTTTTACAAGCTGCCAATGAGGAACAAGCGCCGATCATACTTGCGGCATCGGACAGGCTTGTTGATTATCTTGGCGGATTTAAAACGATTGCGGCCATGGTAAAAAGCCTTATGGAAGAAATGGACATTACGGTTCCGGTTGCCCTTCATCTTGATCATGGAATGGATGTGGAACGATGCAAGAAAGCGATCGATGCGGGTTTTACATCGGTCATGATCGATGGCTCCCGTCATCCAATAGATGTAAATATTGAAATCACCAAAATGGTTGTCGACTATGCCCAAAAGAACGGTGTTTCCGTTGAGGCGGAAGTGGGGACAGTCGGTGGGACGGAAGATGGCCTCG
This window encodes:
- the iolI gene encoding 2-keto-myo-inositol isomerase → MKLCFNQATTLENSNLVKDLKHCEKHGYDYIEIRTMDKLPEYLEEHSIEDLAEFFNANHIKPLAFNALVFFNNRDEDGHKAIIDEFKNMMIMAEKLGVKYVVAVPLVTEAKILKEDIKNSCVEVLTELSDIAEPFAVKIAVEFVGHPQCTVNTFGQAYDIVETVNRDNVGLVLDCFHFHAMGSSLDDLKKADGAKIFILHIDDTEDFPIGFLTDEDRVWPGHGAIDLDSILSILKGIGYSGVASVELFRPEYYELDAEEAIMTAKETAIQVISKHFALQNS
- a CDS encoding sugar phosphate isomerase/epimerase family protein, which translates into the protein MKLALDPTMYANLSLKEMVDKTAELGYEYIELSPREDFCPFYKYPKVDKEQIKNLKRWCSDAGVKISSLLPLYYWAGPDEERRQAAVRNWKRAIEVAVELDVDLMNSEFNGSKFNEVICEEKFIKSMDELLPVFEREGVKLNLQAHPFDFIETHERAMDMIRALDRPWINLVYSTAHTFFYDDGKGDIAPMFDSAGDRLQHVLFADTFNHKASNGLRYIVNPPGVEATVHQHLNIGEAEVDFDTIFKKLKEMNFDGIATNAVFAWIDKADWSSKLMLEKMRDGLGLAERIGG
- the fba gene encoding class II fructose-1,6-bisphosphate aldolase, giving the protein MPLVSMREMLLKAKAERYAVGQYNINGLAFAQSFLQAANEEQAPIILAASDRLVDYLGGFKTIAAMVKSLMEEMDITVPVALHLDHGMDVERCKKAIDAGFTSVMIDGSRHPIDVNIEITKMVVDYAQKNGVSVEAEVGTVGGTEDGLVGGIQYADPHECRRIVKETEIDALAAALGSVHGPYQGEPKLGFEEMESISNMTNIPLVLHGGSGIPLHQIKKAIELGHAKINVNTESIQVWAKTIREVFAVEGKVYEPRAIITPAKEAIISVVKRKMAEFNTSGKA